A genomic segment from Halorubrum depositum encodes:
- a CDS encoding RlmE family RNA methyltransferase has product MSGKDEYYNRSKQQGYRSRASYKLKQLDEDADLFERGDTVVDLGAAPGGWLQVAAEEVGESGTVVGVDLQRIDDLEEHDVETIRGDMTEERTRHYLREAVGERGADVVLSDMAPNMTGEYALDHARSIHLARQAFDVAEELLAPGGDFVVKAFQGEDLDAFREDVRAEFEYLRTVSPPASRDSSSEVYLVAKGLNTAPVEAGDRLEVTIEELGDEGDGIAYVEGYSLFVPDAAVGETLTVEIDEAKPRFGFAERVDGDDE; this is encoded by the coding sequence ATGAGCGGAAAAGACGAGTACTACAACCGGTCGAAACAGCAGGGGTACCGGAGTCGGGCCTCCTACAAGCTGAAACAGCTCGACGAGGACGCGGACCTGTTCGAGCGCGGCGACACCGTCGTCGACCTCGGTGCCGCGCCGGGCGGGTGGCTCCAGGTCGCCGCCGAGGAGGTCGGCGAGTCGGGGACCGTCGTCGGCGTCGACCTCCAGCGCATCGACGACCTCGAGGAGCACGACGTGGAGACGATCCGCGGCGACATGACCGAGGAGCGCACCCGTCACTACCTCCGCGAGGCGGTCGGGGAGCGCGGCGCCGACGTGGTGCTCTCCGACATGGCGCCGAACATGACCGGCGAGTACGCGCTCGACCACGCCCGGTCGATCCACCTCGCCAGGCAGGCGTTCGACGTGGCCGAGGAGCTGCTCGCCCCCGGCGGCGACTTCGTCGTGAAGGCGTTCCAGGGCGAGGACTTAGACGCCTTCCGCGAGGACGTACGCGCCGAGTTCGAGTACCTCCGGACCGTCTCCCCGCCGGCCTCCCGCGACTCCTCCTCGGAGGTGTACCTCGTCGCCAAAGGGCTCAACACGGCCCCCGTCGAGGCGGGCGACCGGCTTGAGGTGACGATCGAGGAGCTCGGCGACGAGGGCGACGGGATCGCGTACGTCGAGGGGTACTCCCTCTTCGTCCCCGACGCCGCGGTCGGCGAGACGCTGACGGTCGAGATCGACGAGGCGAAGCCGCGGTTCGGCTTCGCCGAGCGCGTGGACGGCGACGACGAGTAG
- the samp2 gene encoding ubiquitin-like small modifier protein SAMP2, whose protein sequence is MNVAVEVVGEGTREVDLADDATYADLIRETGYHPQEASVLVDGSPVPGDRVVDADEVRLLRLIKGGATDGGVRDRTATDDGA, encoded by the coding sequence ATGAACGTCGCCGTCGAGGTCGTCGGCGAGGGGACCCGCGAGGTCGACCTCGCCGACGACGCGACCTACGCGGATCTCATCCGCGAGACGGGGTACCACCCGCAGGAGGCGTCGGTCCTCGTCGACGGCTCCCCGGTCCCCGGCGACCGCGTCGTCGACGCCGACGAGGTCCGACTGCTCCGGCTGATAAAAGGCGGCGCGACGGACGGCGGCGTGCGGGACCGAACCGCGACGGACGACGGCGCGTGA
- a CDS encoding dihydrofolate reductase, protein MQLVSVAALAENRVIGNDGGVPWPALPEDVRQYRERVADSPVVLGRRTFESMRGDLPGRRQIVVSRSLDAIDEPTAVVAGDADAAIDLARVLVGEPPASGAIDGVAGESHAAVDVAGETAPVGTGPADDVTDADPDAPVYVLGGGAIYELFQPRVDRMVLSHVDGAYEGDTRFPAWDETEWRVVDETEYEGFTLREWVRRADAA, encoded by the coding sequence GTGCAACTCGTCAGCGTCGCGGCGCTCGCGGAGAACCGGGTGATCGGGAACGACGGCGGCGTCCCGTGGCCGGCCCTCCCCGAGGATGTCCGTCAGTACCGCGAACGCGTCGCCGACTCGCCCGTCGTCTTGGGCCGCCGAACCTTCGAATCCATGCGCGGCGACCTCCCCGGACGCCGGCAGATCGTCGTGAGCCGCAGCCTCGACGCGATCGACGAGCCGACCGCGGTCGTCGCCGGCGACGCGGACGCGGCGATCGATCTCGCCCGCGTGCTCGTCGGCGAACCTCCCGCTTCGGGTGCGATCGACGGCGTCGCCGGCGAGTCGCACGCCGCCGTCGACGTCGCCGGCGAGACGGCGCCCGTCGGAACGGGACCGGCCGACGACGTTACGGACGCCGACCCCGACGCCCCCGTCTACGTCCTCGGCGGCGGGGCGATATACGAGCTGTTCCAGCCGCGCGTCGACCGGATGGTCCTCAGCCACGTCGACGGCGCCTACGAGGGCGACACCCGGTTCCCGGCGTGGGACGAGACGGAGTGGCGCGTGGTCGACGAGACGGAGTACGAGGGGTTCACCCTCCGCGAGTGGGTCCGGCGCGCGGACGCGGCCTGA
- a CDS encoding GNAT family N-acetyltransferase, with protein MSGERNADEAGEADDADDVDDLATSAPDGFAIGPADPDDRLDVLRVLDAAMLETEAETVDAAIDAGDALVARFERTGAVVGALVATRPEPGRLHVDAVAVRRARRGRGVGSALVAAAVRRAERDAAVAVVTAAFEAGLRDFYEGLGFAVRPVDDADDTAAGGSDRLAGRASVNGREPT; from the coding sequence GTGAGCGGGGAGCGCAATGCGGACGAAGCGGGCGAAGCGGACGACGCGGACGACGTCGACGACCTCGCAACATCGGCCCCCGACGGGTTCGCGATCGGGCCCGCCGACCCCGACGACCGGCTCGACGTCCTCCGCGTGCTCGACGCCGCGATGCTGGAGACGGAGGCCGAGACGGTCGACGCCGCGATCGACGCGGGCGACGCGCTCGTCGCCAGATTCGAACGGACGGGCGCGGTCGTCGGCGCGCTGGTCGCGACGCGCCCCGAGCCGGGGCGGCTCCACGTCGACGCCGTGGCCGTCCGGCGGGCGCGTCGCGGTCGCGGAGTCGGCTCCGCGCTCGTCGCCGCGGCGGTCCGGCGCGCCGAGCGCGACGCCGCGGTCGCGGTCGTCACCGCGGCGTTCGAGGCCGGCCTGCGGGATTTCTACGAGGGACTCGGATTCGCGGTCCGACCCGTCGACGACGCGGACGACACCGCGGCGGGCGGATCGGACCGCCTCGCGGGGCGGGCGTCGGTAAACGGGCGCGAGCCGACGTGA
- the gatB gene encoding Asp-tRNA(Asn)/Glu-tRNA(Gln) amidotransferase subunit GatB gives MSTQAATEERTVVIGLEVHVQLETDTKIFCGCSTEPEADEEPNTRTCPTCLGLPGALPVLNEGAVEAAVKVGKAIDADIPETTTFHRKNYYYPDLPKNFQLTQYDAPICQSGELEVRVDSEPRTIGITRAHLEEDPGSLQHAGGSIESATHTLVNYNRAGTPLMEIVTEPDFRSPAETRAFLAKLEEVLEYLGVFDPTRDGSLRVDANVSLVPEEEVDDDGTITDEALADVNRAEVKNISSHKGAEQALAYEVTRQENVLRRGREIEQETRHWDEARGVTVSMRSKEAEKDYRYFREADLPALEVSDWKARIPIPELPDARRERFREEYGLDRESASKLTSTKAVADFFEDVAESFDPDLAATWVADNLLGELNYREMAITDVEGRLDEFTRLIELVDAGELTVKNAEEVVLREMLDAGEDPETVIEREGLGVAESGEVETAVDAAIDDNPDAVADYHDGDEGAINFLVGQVMQETGGSADPGEVNGLLRERLDG, from the coding sequence ATGAGCACTCAGGCCGCGACGGAGGAGCGGACGGTCGTGATCGGGCTGGAGGTCCACGTCCAGCTCGAGACCGACACGAAAATCTTCTGCGGCTGTTCGACGGAGCCCGAGGCGGACGAAGAACCGAACACGCGCACGTGTCCGACCTGCCTCGGCCTGCCGGGCGCGCTGCCGGTCCTCAACGAGGGCGCCGTCGAGGCCGCCGTGAAGGTGGGGAAGGCGATCGACGCCGACATCCCCGAGACGACGACGTTCCACCGGAAGAACTATTACTACCCCGACCTGCCGAAGAACTTCCAGCTCACCCAGTACGACGCCCCGATCTGCCAGTCAGGGGAGCTGGAGGTGCGCGTCGACAGCGAGCCCCGGACCATCGGGATCACCCGGGCGCACTTAGAGGAGGACCCCGGAAGCCTCCAGCACGCCGGCGGCTCCATCGAGTCGGCGACGCACACGCTCGTCAACTACAACCGCGCCGGGACGCCCCTGATGGAGATCGTCACGGAGCCCGACTTCCGGTCGCCCGCGGAGACCCGGGCGTTCCTCGCGAAGCTCGAAGAGGTCCTCGAATATCTCGGCGTCTTCGACCCGACCCGCGACGGGAGCCTGCGCGTCGACGCCAACGTCTCCTTAGTCCCGGAAGAGGAGGTCGACGACGACGGGACGATCACCGACGAGGCCCTCGCGGACGTGAACCGCGCGGAGGTGAAGAACATCTCCAGCCACAAGGGCGCCGAGCAGGCGCTCGCGTACGAGGTCACCCGCCAGGAGAACGTGCTCCGGCGCGGCCGCGAGATCGAACAGGAGACCCGCCACTGGGACGAGGCGCGCGGGGTCACCGTCTCGATGCGCTCGAAGGAGGCCGAGAAGGACTACCGCTACTTCCGGGAGGCGGACCTCCCCGCGCTGGAGGTGTCGGACTGGAAGGCGCGAATTCCGATCCCGGAGCTGCCGGACGCCCGCCGCGAGCGCTTCCGCGAGGAGTACGGACTCGACCGCGAGTCCGCCTCGAAGCTCACCTCGACGAAGGCGGTCGCCGACTTCTTCGAGGACGTCGCCGAGTCGTTCGACCCCGACCTCGCCGCGACGTGGGTCGCCGACAACCTGCTCGGCGAGCTGAACTACCGCGAGATGGCGATCACGGACGTCGAGGGGCGCCTCGACGAGTTCACGCGCCTGATCGAGCTGGTCGACGCCGGGGAGCTCACGGTGAAGAACGCCGAGGAGGTCGTCCTGCGCGAGATGCTCGACGCGGGCGAGGACCCCGAGACGGTCATCGAACGCGAGGGGCTCGGCGTCGCCGAATCTGGAGAGGTCGAGACCGCCGTCGACGCCGCAATCGACGACAATCCCGACGCGGTCGCCGACTACCACGACGGCGACGAGGGAGCGATCAACTTCCTCGTCGGTCAGGTGATGCAGGAGACGGGCGGCAGCGCCGACCCCGGCGAGGTGAACGGGCTGCTCCGCGAGCGGCTGGACGGGTAA
- a CDS encoding ornithine cyclodeaminase family protein codes for MQTLLLNADDVDENARMDRVIDAVRGAFTAYERGNAKMPAKSYIDLPEYNGDFRSMPAYLDVRTEDTAEETGWDAAGIKWVNVHTDNPADHDLPTVMGTMIYSDPETAFPLAILDGTTLTMKRTGAAAAVATDHLAVPDATSLGIVGAGVQSYTQLEAISEVRDIEEVVVSDLDEERVARFVDAFDDRFDVRGGSISEAGHCDVLSTVTPVEDPVVGLDDVGDHTHVNAMGADAAGKHELADELLLDATVVIDDREQCTHSGEINVPYAAGTLTDDDIYGEIGEIVVGTRPGRAGIDAGGNAPGTGADGVTGVTVFDSTGLAIQDVAAARVVYEQADEVDNGYPFDLLGLAE; via the coding sequence ATGCAGACGCTGCTTCTCAACGCCGACGACGTCGACGAGAACGCCCGCATGGACCGCGTCATCGACGCGGTGCGCGGCGCGTTCACGGCCTACGAGCGCGGGAACGCGAAGATGCCCGCGAAGTCGTACATCGACCTCCCGGAGTACAACGGCGACTTCCGGTCGATGCCCGCCTACCTCGACGTCAGGACCGAGGACACCGCCGAGGAGACCGGCTGGGACGCGGCCGGGATCAAGTGGGTGAACGTCCACACCGACAACCCCGCCGACCACGACCTCCCGACCGTGATGGGGACGATGATCTACTCCGACCCCGAGACGGCGTTCCCGCTCGCGATCCTCGACGGCACGACGCTCACGATGAAGCGCACGGGCGCGGCCGCCGCGGTCGCCACCGACCACCTCGCGGTCCCCGACGCGACCTCGCTCGGGATCGTCGGCGCGGGCGTCCAGTCGTACACGCAGCTGGAGGCCATCTCGGAGGTGCGCGACATCGAGGAGGTCGTGGTCAGCGACCTCGACGAGGAGCGCGTCGCCCGCTTCGTCGACGCCTTCGACGACCGGTTCGACGTCAGGGGCGGCTCGATCAGCGAGGCCGGCCACTGCGACGTGCTCTCGACGGTGACGCCCGTCGAGGACCCCGTCGTCGGCCTCGACGACGTCGGCGATCACACCCACGTCAACGCGATGGGCGCCGACGCGGCGGGGAAACACGAGCTGGCGGACGAGCTCCTGCTCGACGCCACGGTCGTCATCGACGACCGCGAGCAGTGCACCCACTCCGGCGAGATCAACGTCCCGTACGCGGCGGGGACGCTCACGGACGACGACATCTACGGCGAGATCGGCGAGATCGTCGTCGGCACCCGCCCCGGTCGCGCGGGGATCGACGCCGGCGGGAACGCCCCCGGCACGGGCGCGGATGGCGTCACGGGCGTCACCGTCTTCGACTCCACCGGGCTCGCGATCCAAGACGTCGCGGCCGCCCGCGTCGTCTACGAGCAGGCCGACGAGGTCGACAACGGGTACCCGTTCGATCTGCTCGGACTGGCCGAATAG
- the ubaA gene encoding SAMP-activating enzyme E1, whose product MSLSLDADQLDRYSRHVIMDEVGPEGQRRLLDGSALVIGAGGLGAPVIQYLAAAGVGTLGIVDDDVVERSNLQRQVVHGDADVGEPKVESAARCVDRLNPDVDVATHEIRLDEGNVHDLLAGHDVVVDCADNFRTRYVVNDAARIEGLPVVHGAIYKFEGQATTLVPDGPCYRCLFPEAPEPGTVPDCAATGVLGVLPGTVGCIQATEAIKLLLDAGETLDGRLLFYDAMDLTFETVPYRRNPDCPVCGDDGIETIDGIDYSGGCRVDAD is encoded by the coding sequence ATGAGTCTCTCGCTCGACGCCGACCAGCTCGACCGGTACTCCAGGCACGTCATCATGGACGAGGTCGGCCCGGAGGGACAGCGACGCCTCCTCGACGGCAGCGCCCTCGTCATCGGGGCGGGCGGGCTCGGCGCCCCCGTCATCCAGTACCTCGCGGCCGCGGGAGTCGGGACGCTCGGGATCGTCGACGACGACGTCGTCGAGCGCTCGAACCTCCAGCGGCAGGTGGTCCACGGCGACGCCGACGTGGGCGAGCCGAAGGTCGAGTCCGCGGCGCGGTGCGTCGACCGGCTCAACCCCGACGTCGACGTGGCGACGCACGAGATCCGCCTCGACGAGGGGAACGTGCACGACCTGCTCGCCGGCCACGACGTCGTCGTCGACTGCGCGGACAACTTCCGGACGCGGTACGTCGTCAACGACGCGGCCCGGATCGAGGGGCTACCCGTCGTCCACGGCGCGATCTACAAGTTCGAGGGGCAGGCGACGACGCTCGTCCCCGACGGCCCCTGCTACCGGTGTCTGTTCCCGGAGGCGCCGGAGCCCGGAACGGTGCCCGACTGCGCGGCGACGGGCGTGCTCGGCGTGCTCCCGGGTACGGTCGGGTGCATCCAGGCGACCGAGGCGATCAAGCTCCTCCTCGACGCCGGGGAGACGCTCGACGGCCGGCTCCTCTTCTACGACGCGATGGACCTGACCTTCGAGACGGTCCCCTACCGCCGGAATCCGGACTGTCCGGTGTGCGGCGACGACGGCATCGAGACGATCGACGGGATAGACTACTCGGGCGGCTGTCGCGTGGACGCGGACTAG